In a genomic window of Leishmania donovani BPK282A1 complete genome, chromosome 32:
- a CDS encoding protein phosphatase 2A catalytic subunit, putative, protein MLTEILDIDEHLATLNRCENIGEADVKRLCLKAKEIFTSEENVHKIPAPCTIVGDIHGQFYDLLELFRVGGEIPDTNYVFMGDFVDRGYHSVESFLLLLVLKIKYSRRVALVRGNHESRQITQVYGFYDECLRKYGSINVWRYCTDVFDLLPLASVVEGKIFCVHAGLSPSIQTVDQMRSIRRNCEVPHEGAMCDLLWSDPEDIDGWGLSPRGAGYLFGGDVVCQFNETNKLDLICRSHQLVMEGYKAMFNDTLVTVWSAPNYCYRCGNVASILELDEHLNKNFKIFEAAPAEAREAGQRNEVPAYFL, encoded by the coding sequence ATGTTAACAGAAATATTGGACATTGACGAGCACCTCGCCACCCTCAACCGGTGCGAGAACATCGGCGAGGCGGATGTGAAGCGGCTGTGCTtgaaggcgaaggagatTTTCACGAGTGAGGAGAACGTGCACAAGATCCCGGCTCCGTGCACCATCGTGGGCGACATCCATGGCCAATTCTACGACCTCCTGGAGCTCTTCCGCGTCGGTGGCGAAATCCCGGACACAAACTACGTCTTCATGGGCGATTTCGTAGACCGAGGCTACCACAGCGTAGAGTCGTTCCTGTTACTACTTGTACTCAAGATCAAGTACTCTCGTCGCGTTGCGCTGGTTCGCGGAAATCACGAGTCGCGCCAAATTACACAGGTATACGGCTTCTACGATGAGTGCTTGCGCAAGTACGGCAGCATCAACGTGTGGCGCTACTGCACTGACGTGTTCGATCTCTTGCCCCTAGCGAGCGTCGTGGAAGGGAAGATCTTCTGCGTGCACGCTGGTCTGTCGCCATCGATACAGACGGTGGACCAGATGCGTTCCATCCGCCGTAACTGCGAGGTACCGCACGAGGGCGCCATGTGCGACTTGCTCTGGTCCGATCCGGAGGACATTGACGGCTGGGGCCTGtcgccgcgcggcgccggctaCCTGTTCGGCGGTGATGTCGTGTGCCAGTTCAACGAGACAAACAAGCTAGACCTCATCTGTCGCTCCCATCAGCTGGTGATGGAGGGATACAAGGCTATGTTCAATGACACGCTTGTGACGGTCTGGTCGGCGCCCAACTATTGTTACCGCTGTGGTAACGTTGCGTCTATTCTGGAGCTGGACGAGCACCTGAACAAGAACTTCAAGATTTTTGAGGCTGCGCCtgcagaggcgcgcgaggCTGGTCAGCGGAACGAGGTACCAGCCTACTTCCTATAG
- a CDS encoding ATP-binding cassette protein subfamily B, member 3, putative, whose translation MGERVAAAGQEAQRSPHRPLPPADQPASPGDDMPFNAAQKTSAGDATTEPELSAKKEKPTASITTPPRLDGIQISENASDIPVGRVLWKMWTYLWPHGEPKIKMLVASSVLCVLVAKVLRVAVPFWFKTIVDLLAPTTATAEAVTVAGPLTVGVFGCVVAYGICRITTFVSEELKTVLFAPVGGHASTKLSMEMFNKLHQLDLDYHLSRETGVLSKDLDRGSRAFWSLAYVLLFMIAPTIFEMGLVCYALNSQAGPQFIGIALIAVFSYVAWTFLVTNWRSKFRTRYNALESRVGGLIVDSLLNYETIKYFGSEKYESERIRKETENMNKKLVILDQTMALLNFGQQLIFVVASVLSLYLATCGVLTGAMTVGDLVLVDALLMQLYMPLSYLGMIYREVQSSTQNMQAMIALLDQKSNVKDKADAETYKYIDGTIELHDVTFEYKKELNRLVLRNLSLTIPGGKTVAFVGPSGSGKSTIFRLLFRFYDPTSGQVLLDGQPLDKLRMESVRKCIGVIPQDTVLFNESVRYNIRYGRMDATDAEVEAAARAASLHDTIARMSEGYDTSVGERGLRLSGGEKQRISIARVLLRDPPILLADEATSALDSMTELNVMETLKNATERTRRRTIVLVAHRLTTVKEADIIFVLDGKGGLAEQGTHAELLDKGGLYAAMWHQQLNEQYQATGGAAPEDAHATDAKPTATNG comes from the coding sequence ATGGGCgagcgggtggcggcggcaggccaGGAGGCCCAGAGGAGCCCACATCGcccgctgccaccagcgGATCAGCCTGCCTCGCCAGGAGATGACATGCCATTCAACGCGGCGCAGAAGACGAGCGCAGGGGACGCCACGACAGAACCGGAGCTATCAGCCAAGAAGGAAAAGCCTACGGCGAGCATCACCACACCACCTCGCCTGGACGGGATTCAAATCTCGGAGAACGCGTCTGACATCCCCGTCGGCCGCGTTCTGTGGAAGATGTGGACCTACCTCTGGCCACACGGCGAGCCAAAGATCAAGATGCTCGTGGCCAGCagtgtgttgtgtgtgctggtggcCAAGGTGCTGAGGGTGGCGGTTCCTTTCTGGTTCAAGACGATCGTGGACCTACTGGCCCCCACCACGGCAACAGCGGAGGCTGTGACGGTGGCCGGCCCGCTCACGGTAGGCGTGTTCGGGTGTGTTGTGGCGTACGGCATCTGCCGCATCACGACCTTCGTCTCCGAGGAGCTCAAGACGGTGCTATTCGCCCCGGTCGGCGGGCACGCCTCCACGAAGTTGTCGATGGAGATGTTCAACAAGCTGCACCAGCTCGACCTCGACTATCACCTCAGCCGCGAGACCGGCGTCCTGAGCAAAGACCTCGACCGCGGTAGCCGCGCGTTCTGGTCCTTGGCGTACGTGCTGCTCTTCATGATTGCTCCGACAATCTTCGAGATGGGGCTTGTATGCTATGCCCTCAACAGCCAGGCTGGCCCGCAGTTCATCGGCATTGCACTCATCGCGGTCTTCTCCTACGTGGCGTGGACCTTTTTGGTGACGAACTGGCGCTCGAAGTTTCGCACGCGCTACAACGCCCTTGAGAGCCGTGTCGGCGGGCTTATCGTGGACTCGCTGCTCAACTACGAGACGATCAAGTACTTTGGCTCAGAGAAGTACGAGTCCGAGCGCATTCGCAAGGAAACGGAGAACATGAACAAGAAGCTTGTGATTCTTGATCagacgatggcgctgctgaactTTGGGCAGCAGCTCATTTTCGTGGTGGCCAGTGTGCTGAGTCTGTACCTCGCCACGTGCGGTGTGCTGACGGGGGCGATGACGGTTGGCGACTTGGTGCTGGTGGACGCGCTCCTGATGCAGCTCTATATGCCGCTGAGCTACCTCGGCATGATTTACCGCGAGGTCCAGTCCAGCACGCAGAACATGCAGGCAATGATAGCCTTGCTAGACCAAAAGTCGAACGTGAAAGACAAGGCGGACGCGGAGACATACAAGTATATCGACGGCACCATCGAGCTGCACGACGTCACCTTTGAGTACAAGAAAGAGCTCAACCGCCTCGTCCTGCGCAACCTCAGTCTCACGATTCCAGGAGGTAAGACAGTGGCCTTTGTCGGCCCTTCGGGGAGCGGCAAGAGCACCAtcttccgcctcctcttccgcttctACGACCCCACTTCTGGGCAAGTGCTGCTGGACGGGCAGCCCCTCGACAAACTGCGCATGGAGAGCGTACGCAAGTGCATCGGGGTCATCCCACAAGATACGGTGCTCTTCAACGAGTCAGTTCGGTACAACATCCGCTATGGCCGCATGGACGCGACGGATGCCGAGGTGGAGGCCGCAGCGAGGGCTGCAAGCCTGCACGACACCATAGCGCGCATGAGCGAAGGCTACGACACATCTGTCGGTGAGCGGGGCCTCAGgctgagcggcggcgagaagcagcgcatTTCCATTGCGCGCGTTCTGCTGAGGGACCCTCCTATCCTACTAGCCGACGAGGCCACCTCCGCACTCGACAGCATGACCGAGCTGAACGTGATGGAGACACTCAAGAACGCTACTGAGCGGACGCGGCGACGCACAATTGTCCTCGTCGCACACCGCCTCACGACCGTGAAGGAAGCCGACATTATCTTTGTGCTCGACGGCAAAGGTGGCCTTGCAGAGCAAGGCACCCatgcggagctgctggacaaGGGCGGCTTGTACGCTGCTATGTGGCATCAGCAGCTGAACGAACAGTATCAGGCTAccggcggtgccgcacccgaagacgcgcacgcgacggATGCGAAGCCCACTGCCACAAACGGCTGA